The genomic stretch aataattaattactgcTGTTTCTGTATTGATTTGGCTGATGATTAGTTACATCGTTTTCAGTATGGTTACATGGGCTAGCATTGTTGTCACGTAAACCCACCTAGAGTGAGAAGCCAATCAAGGAAAGCACGCCTGACTATTGAGCGCCCTGATGTGATGTTTCATTATATTGGAGTGTAAGAGGGACCTTAGATAATAGTGTAAATTATCTCCACGACTTAGTTCCATGTCAAGAAGCTATGCAGAATTTAATTTTAGTTAATCTCTATTGATCTCCTACATTACTTGGCTGCTATTCCATCTTTCATGCCATCGTTTTTTCTTTAGATTATATAGTATATCTATAAGAACTTGAACTTTGTTTAGGGAACGAGTATGTGGCAAATTTATGCTGTTGTGATAAGGTTCAAATCGTGAAAATCAATTTATTAACAGTTCTTCTGTAAAACATAGAAATGCTTACTTTGCTAACATAGAAAATCAATGACAAGGATCTGGGTTCTTTATGAAATTGAAAATGGAGATAGGAGCCAAGCCCAAGCATATATGTAACTGATGATCTTCCTGTTGTTATGCAGCCTTTGAGGAATAGTATTTATTTATATCATGTTATTACTTTTGTCAGTTTTCCTCACAAATCTATTGGGTTCTGTATGACAGGAACAGAAAGGGGAGGCAGTGAAGCTCTATTTCCTTGACTGCTAGTATTATCTGTGTCATAGTGGACCCGCTTTCGTCCAATCCAATGGTGTTGCCAGTATTAAGAAGCATCACCTCACCTGGGCAGATGTAGTGTGTGTCTTTCATAGTCTCTGCGTTAGATGTGCAATGTAATGAAGCTGTAGCACAGTATGAATTAGATTGCATAAAAGTGTCCCTGTCGATTCCGCCAGTAATATGAGCGGTTTGGTATCTGACTCCTTAGAGTCAAATGTCTGTACAAGTGGATCGTCGCTCCAAAGCAAAAAAATAATGTGCTGGAGAAGCGGCGATGACTTGGCATTGTACACCTTTACCAGTTGGAATTTGACAGAAGTTTGGGAACTGTTCTTGTCAATTACATTTTACAGTATTATCGACTTCAGGGAAAAGAAATACTTTTATTCCAAAGTTCAGGCATTATTACAGCCACATTATTCTGGGGATCTGTGAAAAGTAAGATATGACGCAGGTAACGGCATATTGCTAGTCAGAGTTTGGAGTCCTTCAGGTGCCAGTGCCACTCTGCCAGCCATCACTTTGCTCCTCGTGATCACTTCATGGCAGAGTATATGCTGTACAGTGAAAAAACAGACAGTGAGAAAGGGCAGAATAAAGCAAATGATGTTGACGCCATGTTGTTATCTTTCAACAAAAACGATGAGGGTCGCAGGGGGGACGCTTACGGCCGCACTTGTAGCCGACGGGGCGGTTGGCTATGGCGCAGCGCTTGGGGATGGTCATGGCGACGGCAGGCTTGACGCCGGCCTTCCGCGCGGTGTCGGACAGCATGACGGCGCACAGGCACTTGGGGCTTCTCCCGATGGCGCGCACCTGCGCGCAGCAGCTCGGCGGCACCGCGGCGCGCGGGTTCTGCGTGGCCGCCGCGCACGGGGCAAGCTTGAGCGCCACCTGGTCCACCGGGACGCGGCCGCACTCCCCCGCACCGTGCGCCGTCTCCAGCCCGGCGAGGCCGGCCACCAGGAGCATCGCGACGACGCAGAGGCACCTCGCCTGGAGCTCCATTTCTTGATGCCTGGTAGTGCACTGCACCTCACGCTCTGCTGCTGCCTTCACTGCACTACACTGGACTCTGAAGGCTCTGATGAAGTGATGGCCTCCTCGGCATCACGGAGGTGGCTATATATACAGTCCCGGGGCCTCGAGCGTGGACGGGAGCCATCATGGTTTGCTTGAGGTTTTGCGCGGCTCATGGTGTGAAACGGCCGAAGTGGACGCTGCACTAGCGTCGTCTTTGTGCTGCATGCGCCGAGCTCTCCGTTTAAGTAGCATTACCTACTGCTCTCCACTATGGTGAGACAGGGCTTAACGACCATACAGCTCTCTTTGCAGTCTCTGAACAGCTGCCACGTAAATGGCCTGTGATCGAAGATTCGACTACTTTGTCAGATCACAATCATCACGGGCATGTCGGCGGGCTGACTTTAGGATTGCAGAGCAGGCCGGAGTTCTTGAAAACGCGAGAACCGAGTGACACGGTCTTCTGCAGGGTCCTGAGAAACCTGAACTACGGAGCTCTAAAAACTTGTAGCAGCAACAAATTTTACCTGGGGTTTCACCAGTGAGATCAGACCCTTTTCTACTGAAGCCAGTGAAATCTGACTCCCAGGCTCAAACTTTGCTTGAAACGCAGCCCAGCCATGAGTTTGGAATGTTAGATGAGCGCTGGGTTGCAATAAGAAATGGCTATGTTTCGGGCCAAAGACCATTGAAAGGTACTAATTCTGAGAACTGGACAAAGAGTTGGCTTTCACATCCAATGTCCCCAATCTTTGTTAATTTCAACCATAGAAATTCAACAATTTCAGATCAGACTGAAACTCCCCGTACAGTTTATGTAACAACTAACAACACCCGTCTATGCTAATAGTACTGTAGACCAGATCATCAGGGCATCAGGCTGTCAGCAAACAGCAGTGCAGCACGCTAGTAAAATCGTAGGCACACAAATCAGAAATGCAACACGCCAGTAAAAATTTGGACACTCACACAGAGACAGACAGACACAGACACATATACACAAAGACTATCTTGGCGATCTGATGAGCTATCAGCTTACAGTTACAGCTCTGTAGTAGTAGAGACATCGATCATCATTCCGCTGCTGATTATCATCCCCTTGATTTCTGTACCGACATGATCCATCAAGCCTTTCTTTGTGCCAGCACCCCTAGTATGCTGAGACCGTCTGCCTGGAGTCAGCGACGTCCTCTCTTTCTTTGATGGGCTTGCCAATTGCGCTGGCGAGAAGCTCGGTGTGGTATACGCCGTCATGAATGGTGTGCCAGAGGCTGGCACTGGGAAGGATGGAACAGCAGTCTGGCTGCAAGCAATCTTGCAGTCTGCATCACCTGTTGCTGTGAAATGTTCAGCATGTCTGTTCAGCTCATCGATGTTCAGCAGATCGTCGATGCGGGTCACGATGTTTGAAGCCAAACTTTCTAGCACCCTCGAATAGCTCTCCAGGATTGATTTGCCCACATCCTGAAAATTGCTCACCAGCAAGAGCGGCATCAGTTATTGACCTGGAATTTAGTAATGGCTAGAATATTGGGAGAAGCAGATAGAGATATAAACCTTGTTGTGCTGAATTTTGCTCATGTCTAGGCTTGTCTGTGTCAACCCAGGAAACCTTTGCTTCAAGCATATTAGCAGGCCCTCTGCTCGTTCAGCTAGCAGCTCTCTCTTCTCTGAGTCTACCATCATGTCCTTTACCATGCCCCACGATGATCTAGCACTACTGCTTCGGCCCAGGCCATTTACTGGTTTGGCAGCAACCCTCCTGCGCCACACATAGACTGACGCCTCGACACGGTTTGCGATTTCCAGGGCCTGGTACTCCGTGGATAGGTCCAGGCAATCAAGAAGGCACTCAGGGGAGAACTGATCAGACGTTATGTAGCGGTATATGATATCACCTAAGGTTGCCCTTCCATTCTGAAATCAAGTTTAGTACAACATGTTCAGAATTGACAGTAAGAAATGCTATGGACATTGCACATTCATGAGTTTTGATTACGGAAGAAGGCATGGTATACCTTTGGTAGGGAGTCAAGATAAGATTCAGGGACCTCCATCTCTGCTAAGGCATTGCTGTTGATGGCCATGGCAGCCTTCAGGATTTGGTTTGCACAATCACGTTTGTGCTGGAGCTGCTTCCTTGTTTTGTTGTGAAGGCCACCAGGAGGCACGCGAGGCACTGGGAGCCACCATTTCTCATCACGACGGTGAAAAGCCGTCCTAAAGGACGCAGAGCCGTCGCAATCTGGTGCAGCAATACCTTGCTCAACATACCAGAACTCTGGGTCTCTGAAGCTTTCCAGGATTTCCTGTCAGAATATGGTGCTATGAGCGAACTGAATTTTTCAATCAACTGCAATGAATTCACAGTTCAGAAGAACTCACAAGGAGCATATGATCCAGCTTCCGAAGCGCTGGGAGATTAATGTACAAATCAGACCGTGGTCTACTTGTCATGATCTGAAATACGACACCAAGACATTTGTGCAATCAGTTATTGAGTGGCAATGACATGCATCACATTTCAGTGTGTAATGCATAATCTTTAAGCAATAAGTACAAATCGAATGTGGTCCACTTTTCATGATCTGAAATGTATGCAATCTCATGATTTATATGATGCATCATACGTACAAACATTTAAAGTATGTTAGGTGTCTAATGCATCGTACTACATATAAATCTCATGATTTTATATGTTCGATGTCTAATGCATACGCAATAAGTACAGACATTACTACCCCTTAGTGACACTCAGTCACTCATTGATAGCTTTCAGTTGAAATTTACTCACTGCAGAAATAGATCATCATTATTGCTGACTTCAGTTTGAAATTTCCTTGTTCTGTTTACAAAATTAGAGAAAATTGCATGTGTATATTCACAAATTTAGGTATAGCCTTTTGCCATTTGACTGATGAACATATCTTATTTTACCACTACAGCATTTTCTCTGACTAGTACAATTTTCAGCTAAATCTTATTTTaccaatttttttcatttcgacATGAGAACAAAATCAACTTTCTTGTACCAAATCCAGGGTAGCTAAGCGCACGTTTAACATATCATTTTCTAGTGGTCCATGTGCATCTAGGCCCATTATAAACTGTTCTGGTACACTCACCCAGCTGTTGTACTTGCTATTGAACAACCACGACATTAGTACCTTTTCCAGAAAATATGAATTCCAGTTTGAGAACCTCATATCGTCAGTGTGGCGGTGCTCAATTATCAACTGTGAAATTATAGGCATTCGCCGTACGAGCAAGAAATTGAACGCCATTTCAATTTCCAACGCATAAATCGAACTTGCACATCCCGTATCGGGTCCGTACGCTTAGATGGAAACCAAAAAGGAAAACGCGTCGTGGTAGCCGCTGGAAATTTCAGCTCTCGGTGCTACTGCCGGAATGTTATGGGATGAAATGATGAATGAAATGGTGGATGGAGAGGATGATGGCGTGTTTCCTAGGCGCACCTCAAGCCTGGTTCCGTCGGGGAATGACTGCCACGTGGGGACCAGCTCGACGATGTGGTCGCTGACGCAGAGCAGCCAGTCCATCTCCCGCCGCCACAtggccttcttctccggcgggaGCGGCTCCAGCCTCCAGAGCTGCCCGAAGATGGTGGCTGCGAACGAACACAAGATGGTTCGCATTAGTTGGGCATTTACTAAACTCCACTGCAAGCAATGGCGTTGGAGGTGGTTCCCGGCGGCGAGTTCTGACCGCAGAGGTTGGTGATCGCGTTGGAGATGGCGAGCGCCGTGCAGACGCCCTTGCCGCTCCCGGACATGTCCTCGCCGAGCAGCAGCTTCGCGAACCGCTCCTTCATCATCTCCATCTCTGTCAGTTTAGTCGTCGAAACACAAGGCGCGCACGCATTAGAGAATTTCACCACCGAGAATCCAGGATGCTGTGAGAGTATACAAGGCGGTGGTCACCTGATGGTGCTCTGCGCTTGTGCTTGTGCTGCTGCCTGGCCACGTCGGTGTCGGAGGCGCAGTCGCCCGACTTCctggccggcgccgccgccgcgggcggcCACTCGTCGGTGGACGCGGCGTCGGAGCTGGAGCTGCTCCCGTCGGCGGAGGCGGAGTCGGTGAACGCCGCCTCGCTCCGGGCCTCCCTGTCCTCCTCCCCCGCCGCGCTCCCCATCCCACGAACGCGCCTGCCTGCCTGCTCTATCGAGCTCCAAGTTGTCGCGGGGTAGGTATCAAGTACCACCACGTGCCCGTACGTACGTGCGCGCGCTCCGGTGGCGTCGTCGTGCACCGTGCTGCGCTCTCCTGTCACCTTGCTGCTGCAGTGCGGTGCAGCGGCGCGCTGCTCCGTTCCTCGGCCGGCCCGGGGTCGCGCGCGCGACGAGGCGAGGGTCGGAGGGTGTGGTGTGTGGGCTTGCGCGCGCGGTGTGCGTTTCGAGCCGTGGGGGGAGTGGAGCTCTGGCTTGTTTGTTCGGGCTCCTCTTGGCGTTTCGGTCTCGGGGAGAGGGGGGGCGAGTGCAGGGGTGCCGGGGGCTTAAAAAAGTTTGGCTGGTCGATCGGGAAGAGTGACCGTTGGCCTGGGTTTACTTTCCAGAGAGAGAAGCCGAGATGGAATGGAACGGGCGGGCCGGCAACGGTTACTGGGTTACGGAGTGGGAGCGCGGCGTGGGAATAATGAAATGGCCGGATCGGCGTGAGGGTGGAGGTGGTCAGGCGTGAGCGAGCGTGTGAGGGTCTCCGCTCCTCCGCTGCCCTTGCACGCTGGAGGTGTGATGTGAAGAAGCAGTGCTGACTGCTGAGGCACGCAAGGAAGGCCTGTACTCATCTAATCCGTCCCTAACCGTCTTAAATTTCTCAGTGCTAGGTTGGTGTTAGTGTTATACTTGTTCACTTCACTTCCACCGGAAGCGAAGAAACACTCGAAGTGCTGGGTCGCTGAGGCACCGATCGGATCGGGTCGGTGCCACTCTGGATCGTATCCTAAAGCAGTCATGGTTCAGTCAGTACAGCTGCCTCCGGCGGCTTAACTCCGCTCCATCGATCGGATCGGATCAGGGGATTTGACCTTTGCCATCCGCCGTTAGCACTCATGAGTCATGACTCATCATGGTACACCGTCATTTGCCATAGCCAGTCACGGTAAACGTGAAAACTTAAGAGTGTTACTGTACCAGTACTTCTCCATGAAACAAAATGTCAGAGCTTGTTACTGTACTAGTATAAGGTCATAAACAAGCAGCTTGACTGCTCGAGCAGTGACAGCGAGTGTCAGTCAGGGTGTCACTCCGATCCATGTGAGAGCTCCAacgtagggccttgtttagttccgaaaactctgtagcaatttcgtttgtttgtggtaaatattgtccaattgtagactaactagagtcaaaagattcgtctcgtgatttacagtcaaactgtgtgattagtttttgttttcgtttatatttaatgcttcatgcatatgccgcaagattcgatgtgacagggaatcttgaaaaaattttggatttcggggtgaactaaacaaggccctactagAGAAATTATGGCACCGAAAAAATGTCAATGGATAAAGAGTTAAAAAGTACCCGATGCAGGCCAGAGCTGCGCAACAGAGAACGTTCCGAGgtcccagcagcagcaggccaaTATCCAATAGCCGTTGGCGCGATGCGTGCAACTGCCGCAGCCTGcgtagaaagaaaaagaaaaacgctGGGCCAAACTCCAAGGGAGCTACGCTTGTCGCTGCGTCCCTGTCCGGCTGTCCCCGGTACGGGCTGGGCTCAGGCTTCTGGATCGTCTGCCACGCCGTGCCGTGGCGCAGCAAAACTGGCCGCGCGCCACACGACACGCGCCTCGGCGGTTCGGCCAACTGGCCGTCGGCCTCGCTCCGGGTACGCGCAGCGGCGAAGGGGAGGCAAGTGGCAAGTGGCAACTGCCTAGGCCGCGCGTGCTCGGGACAAATTTTTGGCTCGCTCGTTGTTCCATTTGAATCTTCTTTGGCGTGCTGGCTTTTGCTGCTCGGGTTCTACCAGTACGTACCAGCACTGTTCCTGCTTTCGCTAGTCAGCTGCAACTGCAACCATACGACCTTGCTTGTTGGCTCCAACACACAAGCTTGTTAGCACTGGAAgtctggaactgcccgttcagtGGCCAAGCCAGGCTAGAAGACTACTGGGTCTTGGCTGAAGCAAGACGGGGTTATAAAGAGCAAATAACAATCATGTACAGTGATTCTTTCTTTGTTCTTTAAAATTTGTCGGGCCGTTGACCCCTATGGCAACTGTAGCTTCGCCCCTGTGCCCATTCCAAGTGAGAGAGATAAACTAGTAGCTACTCCCTCATGTCCCAGGGTCTAAATTTTGTCCCACAACAAACGCTCACTTTGGCCACATACAAGGGTATCACTGTGTAATGTTCTAATCTGAACAAATATAGTGCACGGATCCTGGTCCCGTAGGGAAAAAAACAATAGCAAGCCCGCAAAAAACGGACGTGCAATGCTCCCATCCACAGTCCACTCATCCTGTCTTCTAGGACAATCTCGCACTTTTCGCACAAGTTAGCTTGCTTACCATCCCCCTTTCGGTCTTCCCATTCGCCAAAGACAAAGATCCAATCCACAACCTAATCTCACCCGATGGAGCTCCATCCCTGGCTCCCCAAGCATGTCTCCTTCCCCTGCTATCTCTTGTCCTCGTCTGTTGCATTGCCAACAGTAGCTAGTGCCTACTAGAGGTTGCCCAGCGGTTGCGGCGACATGTGAGCGGCGGCGGCCTCGCATCGTTGTCACCTCACCTGACGTCGATGGTAAGAGGCGAACTTGACGCCCTGTGATGGCCAGGGGCTAGAGCCAACACGTTGGCGGTGGTTAGAGAAGGATGGAGCCATACTCGGTGGCGTTTAGGGCGAGCCAAACTCCATGACTGGTGGCACCCGAGGGGACCCTGTgctcagcctcctcgtcgtatCCCATATCGTGCGGGGACGCAGCATGCATGGCTAGCCCCACGGTGCGTCGGAGCACGGTGCAGTCAACACGAGGAGAAATAAAGCCGTGCAAAAGAGCACGAGGGAGTGGTTGGGCATGTTTGAGAGGAAGTATCGGAGCTTATATTTACAAGGGCATTTTTGTAATTTTGCACACGTCTTGATTTGCCGATCCTAGAATTGTAATTATTCTGGGATGAAGGAAATATTTCCACTATCCTCCCAAAAATTTTACTTCCAACTGTagcttaatatatatataaatgctaatatttaaattatataataagtatcattatattaacaataaatatattttttgtaattaggctattttaaaatataaatattgatacTATTTTTTATGGGCTGAGACAAATTTATGAAAGTTGGACTTTGTTTAAAAATCTAGGAGCGGATGCAGCTGCGCTGTTGCAGTTCCATTTGCAATAGCATTACATTTAGGGCCCCTCTAGAATGTTTTTTCTCGACCACATAAAAGATTTACGTGTCTTTGTAAAGATATAGAGAAAAAATTTTAATACAATTCGTCTTAACGGCGTCCTAAGGGTACAGGAATTATATAGaaatttcacaaaattcagTACACTTTTCACAGAATAAACACATGAATTGGAAAAATCCTGCGATCCAAAATGGGCCCTCAAAAGTTATAGCGGCGTAGCTACAGCAAACTGCCTGATTCTTTTTTCACaggagatttttttttgaaactttttgggaTGGAGACCCTACTTATCAGGAGTTAAACTGacttattaaggccttgtttagatcattttttattttgacactgtagcactttcgtttttatttgacaaatattatccaatcatggagtaactaggcttaaaagattcgtcccgtgatttacaggtaattgtgcaattagttatcttttttatctatatttaatattttatgcatgtgtcgaaagattcgatgtgatgaggaatcttataaagttttgggtttttgagtgTACGTAACAAGGCCTAAACTACTCAAGGGGCTGCGAGTGACTGTGAGCAGGGGCCCAGCCGCACACGTAACAAAAAGGCGGCTTTAGGAAACTGCAGTCTTCACCACTTTCGGCCTTGTTGATGGgaattttttttgatttcgctactgtagtattttcgtttgtttatagtaaatattgtctaatcatagactaactagggtcaaaaaaattcgtctcgtaatttacagacaaattgtgtaataagtttttattttcatctatatttaatgcttcatacatgtgccgcaagattcgatgtgacggagaattttgaaaacttttagatttttggggtaaactaaacaaggctttagaaCAACTGCAGTCTTCACTTGGAAGCCTGGGAGAAGCGCATCTGATGCGCATTTTTTTTTGCATCTGGTCCTTGTCAGCATTtcgctaaggtcttgtttagttgcctcaaaaatcaaaaaaattttaagattctctatcacatcgaattttacgacacatacatagagcattgaatataaataaaaataaaaattaattgaacAGTttttctgtaaatcgcgagagaaatcttttgagtttagttagcccatgattgaacaataattgccaaataaaaataaaaatgctataatatatccgaaaccaaaaaaaaaattgataactgaacaaggcctaagtgcccAGTAGGGCAGTAGGCAGTAGCCCGCTGTTCAAGTGGGACCATTTACCCGCCATGTCCCCGTGGTCAGTGACCAACCTCCGCTTGATGGAGCTCTGAACTGAAGGCCCAAGGAGGCAGGGGCTCCAGACGACAGTAATCCACGACTAATCACAATAAGTGCTAGTACTATCTGTGCAACAAGATTGAGCTTCCGTGTCCCGTCGTTACTCGTGTTTGGTAACGATGAAAGCGTGAGGACATTCATGGGCTATTGGGAGCTTGGATAGGCATGCGGCATGCCCCCATTCAATCAAGAGAGTCCAAACAGCAGCCCTCATGGACGTCACACGCCAGATGTGAAGCGAGAAGCTCCGGAACGTCATACGACAAGGCACGCGTATGGGCTGGCCACCGGCCGTGGTGCAAAAACAGCAATCCTGAAGCAACACCTCACATGCCGCGGACACCGACTCGGGGGGCCAACAGTTTTTCCTGCTGAAAGCAAAATGATGGGACACAGGAGGATTTCTATGTGTTGCTCGCAAATACACTGCTAAAAAAACTTTACTGAACTGAGTTTCAGCCTGTAAACTCTCATACGCGCATGTGAATAGCTGTAGAAAAACTTGAACTTCAGAAATTTTCAGTTAGCTGTAAAAACTTTACTGAACTGAGTTTTAGTTTTGGTAGTTAGCCTAAATTCCGATCACGTCGTCCACAAACTCTTCTGTCTGAATTGTTCGATTCTTTAGGAAAAGTCACACTCACACCCATGCCTCTAATCAATCTCCTCCCACCCAAATACTACAGTGAACACTATCCGCCGACGGCCGTGCTATCCTTGCCGAGACACGATAGGCCCCAACTAATCCCACCGCAAAAGGCCCCGTTTTCGTGCTCAAAAGTTTCGATTCGGCGTTATGATGACGCCTCCTCAAACCTCAATCAATCAGCCGTCCACTGATTCCCTCGTCGACAGCCGTAGTGTGCTCGGTGCCCGATGCCATGCTTTCCCTCCATCTTTCTGTCTAAATCT from Sorghum bicolor cultivar BTx623 chromosome 3, Sorghum_bicolor_NCBIv3, whole genome shotgun sequence encodes the following:
- the LOC8060095 gene encoding non-specific lipid-transfer protein, coding for MELQARCLCVVAMLLVAGLAGLETAHGAGECGRVPVDQVALKLAPCAAATQNPRAAVPPSCCAQVRAIGRSPKCLCAVMLSDTARKAGVKPAVAMTIPKRCAIANRPVGYKCGPYTLP
- the LOC8058910 gene encoding rop guanine nucleotide exchange factor 7, with product MGSAAGEEDREARSEAAFTDSASADGSSSSSDAASTDEWPPAAAAPARKSGDCASDTDVARQQHKHKRRAPSEMEMMKERFAKLLLGEDMSGSGKGVCTALAISNAITNLCATIFGQLWRLEPLPPEKKAMWRREMDWLLCVSDHIVELVPTWQSFPDGTRLEIMTSRPRSDLYINLPALRKLDHMLLEILESFRDPEFWYVEQGIAAPDCDGSASFRTAFHRRDEKWWLPVPRVPPGGLHNKTRKQLQHKRDCANQILKAAMAINSNALAEMEVPESYLDSLPKNGRATLGDIIYRYITSDQFSPECLLDCLDLSTEYQALEIANRVEASVYVWRRRVAAKPVNGLGRSSSARSSWGMVKDMMVDSEKRELLAERAEGLLICLKQRFPGLTQTSLDMSKIQHNKDVGKSILESYSRVLESLASNIVTRIDDLLNIDELNRHAEHFTATGDADCKIACSQTAVPSFPVPASGTPFMTAYTTPSFSPAQLASPSKKERTSLTPGRRSQHTRGAGTKKGLMDHVGTEIKGMIISSGMMIDVSTTTEL